The genomic segment GGGGAGATTCTGGAGCGGATGATGGGGTTGGAGCGGGAGATTATGGCCGACCTGGAAGAGCTGCGGGGGATGATGGGATGAAGACATTCCCGCTGGCAGAGGTATGTAGGATTGATATGGGGCAGGCCCCGAAAGGAGCTTCCTATTCACAGGATGAAGGAATCCCTTTGATTGCTGGTGCCGGAGATTTTGGCGAATGGTCTCCCAAGCCAACCAAGTTAACCACAGAGCCATCCAAGGTTTCTCAAACTGGGGATATCATCCTTTGCATCCGGGCAACCATCGGTGATCGGAATTGGTCTGATATGGAATACTGCCTTGGGCGGGGGGTGGCTGGTCTTCGACCCAAGGCCAATCTGGATACCAACTACTTATGGCACTGGCTTGATTCAGCTAAAGGCGATTTGATGGCTCGCGGAAGAGGAGCCACTTTCCTTCAAGTAACCAAGAATGATCTGGCAACATTGCCCATCCCCCTCCCACCCCTCCCGGAGCAGAAGCGCATCGCGGCGATTCTGGACAAGGCCGACGCCATCCGCCGAAAGCGCCGCCAAGCCTTAGGGCTGGCCGACCTGTTCCTCCGCGCCGTCTTCCTCGACATGTTCGGCGACCCGGTCACCAACCCGAAGGGGTTGCCTACCACTCCAATCAAAAAACTCGGCCAAGTGGTAACTGGCAACACCCCTTCGCG from the Magnetococcales bacterium genome contains:
- a CDS encoding restriction endonuclease subunit S, giving the protein GDSGADDGVGAGDYGRPGRAAGDDGMKTFPLAEVCRIDMGQAPKGASYSQDEGIPLIAGAGDFGEWSPKPTKLTTEPSKVSQTGDIILCIRATIGDRNWSDMEYCLGRGVAGLRPKANLDTNYLWHWLDSAKGDLMARGRGATFLQVTKNDLATLPIPLPPLPEQKRIAAILDKADAIRRKRRQALGLADLFLRAVFLDMFGDPVTNPKGLPTTPIKKLGQVVTGNTPSRKQPDYYGDGIEWIKSDNINTPDHFLTPAEEHLTEAGQAVARTVPSGSILVTCIAGSPSCIGNTALADREVAFNQQINAIVPHAGVDPYFLYGQILTGKKLIQGASTNSMKGMVSKGKFQEINVLHPSIEEQKKYRSVFDRHQKLSAILKRQDFDAEDLFSSLTQRAFRGEL